A section of the Kribbella sp. HUAS MG21 genome encodes:
- a CDS encoding helix-turn-helix domain-containing protein, translating to MHDGVLLDEREEQAYRLLVGLSAARAADLAEVAKFTQPEADEVLQRLQAKGLVSAQPADEPVFRPLPPDVAFGTTLLRRQESLEAARKTVAALSEEFRASASRRDAHHLVEVIIGATTLRERLRDLQNAAREEILWFCRANPLAMQGAENTEEYGALSRGVRYRAIYERALIETPGELDSIAEGVSWGEEARVVPTLPVRIAIVDRQTAICPLVRDDEASIGEPSAAIISRGQLLDALLALFESYWEVATPVRLQPDEEVGIESLDDSERLLLSLLVAGVPDKSIANQLGISRRTVQRRLDRLMALAGVDTRTGLAFQAAKRDWL from the coding sequence ATGCACGACGGCGTGTTGCTGGACGAGCGGGAGGAGCAGGCCTACCGGCTGCTCGTCGGGTTGTCGGCGGCGCGGGCCGCCGACCTGGCCGAGGTCGCCAAGTTCACGCAGCCCGAGGCCGACGAGGTGCTGCAGCGGCTCCAGGCGAAGGGGCTGGTGTCGGCGCAGCCGGCCGACGAGCCGGTGTTCCGGCCGTTGCCGCCGGACGTGGCCTTCGGGACGACGCTGCTGCGCCGCCAGGAGTCGCTCGAGGCCGCGCGGAAGACGGTGGCCGCGCTCAGCGAGGAGTTCCGGGCCAGCGCGAGCCGCCGCGACGCGCACCACCTGGTCGAGGTGATCATCGGCGCCACCACGCTCCGCGAGCGGCTCCGCGACCTGCAGAACGCCGCCCGCGAGGAGATCCTCTGGTTCTGCCGCGCGAACCCGCTGGCGATGCAGGGCGCCGAGAACACCGAGGAGTACGGCGCCCTCTCGCGCGGCGTCCGGTACCGCGCGATCTACGAGCGCGCGCTGATCGAGACACCCGGTGAGCTGGACTCGATCGCCGAGGGCGTCAGCTGGGGCGAGGAGGCCCGGGTGGTGCCGACGCTGCCGGTCCGGATCGCGATCGTGGACCGGCAGACGGCGATCTGCCCGCTGGTCCGCGACGACGAGGCGAGCATCGGTGAGCCGTCGGCCGCGATCATCAGCCGCGGGCAGCTCCTGGACGCGTTGCTGGCGCTCTTCGAGAGCTACTGGGAGGTGGCCACGCCCGTACGGCTGCAACCCGACGAGGAGGTCGGGATCGAGAGCCTGGACGACTCCGAACGGCTCCTGCTCTCGCTGCTCGTCGCCGGCGTACCGGACAAGTCGATCGCGAACCAGTTGGGCATCAGCCGCCGGACAGTGCAACGCCGCCTGGATCGCCTGATGGCCCTGGCGGGTGTGGACACCCGGACCGGTCTGGCGTTCCAAGCGGCGAAGCGCGACTGGCTCTAA